From the genome of Gemmatimonadaceae bacterium, one region includes:
- a CDS encoding HAD family hydrolase: MARPALFLDRDGTLIADAHYPSEPEQVVLLPGAALAVRRANVARIPVVVVTNQSGIGRGHITEAQYASVRARLDALLAAEDAQIDASYHCPHWPERDGPCECRKPGIGMHRDAAAALGLSLPASVYVGDRWRDVQPAVTTGGLGILVPGVETPMEDLLRARENARPGVQVADDIGDAMSKAIAWIARGRA; the protein is encoded by the coding sequence GTGGCACGCCCGGCGCTCTTTCTCGATCGCGATGGTACGCTCATCGCCGACGCGCATTACCCGTCCGAACCGGAGCAGGTGGTACTGCTGCCGGGCGCGGCGTTGGCCGTGCGACGCGCGAATGTCGCGCGCATTCCCGTGGTGGTGGTGACGAATCAGTCGGGAATTGGACGTGGGCACATCACCGAGGCACAGTACGCCTCGGTGCGCGCACGGTTGGACGCGCTGCTCGCGGCCGAGGACGCACAGATCGACGCCAGTTATCATTGCCCGCATTGGCCGGAGCGTGATGGCCCGTGCGAGTGCCGCAAGCCGGGAATCGGCATGCATCGCGACGCGGCCGCGGCCCTGGGACTGTCGTTGCCCGCGTCAGTCTACGTGGGCGATCGGTGGCGCGATGTGCAACCAGCCGTCACCACCGGTGGGCTGGGCATTCTCGTTCCTGGGGTGGAAACACCCATGGAGGATCTCCTGCGCGCACGCGAGAATGCCCGACCTGGGGTGCAGGTGGCCGACGACATTGGCGATGCGATGTCGAAAGCGATAGCCTGGATCGCGCGAGGGCGCGCATGA